The following proteins are co-located in the Corynebacterium kalinowskii genome:
- a CDS encoding MBL fold metallo-hydrolase produces the protein MEHPAYSQLRPVTESVGVVLCPNPSYSSLEGTNSWVIRGPEDTTSVVIDPGPEDEGHLNVLQQKAGEIALTLITHRHHDHADSIDRFRQLTGVPVRGFEATYCRGAQPLVDGEIITLPGLTPQIEVVHTPGHTQDSVCFFIWSGEAGKSTLEGIVTGDTIAGRHTTMISETDGELGAYLVTLRMLEERGQDVTLLPAHGPEHPNTAELARKYLDRREQRLQQVKDARAKLGDDASIEQLVDEIYTDVDPVLRGAAAQSTRVAVRYLDSL, from the coding sequence ATGGAGCACCCTGCTTACAGTCAACTACGTCCTGTCACCGAATCTGTCGGTGTCGTCCTGTGCCCGAATCCGAGCTATAGCTCGCTCGAAGGCACCAACTCCTGGGTCATCCGTGGCCCAGAAGACACCACTAGCGTGGTCATCGATCCAGGCCCGGAAGACGAAGGCCACCTCAACGTCCTCCAGCAAAAGGCCGGCGAGATCGCCCTAACCTTGATCACTCACCGTCACCACGATCATGCGGATTCTATCGATCGATTCCGCCAGCTCACTGGAGTGCCGGTCCGTGGCTTTGAGGCCACCTACTGTCGTGGTGCACAGCCACTTGTTGACGGTGAAATCATCACTCTGCCAGGTCTGACCCCACAGATCGAGGTCGTCCACACCCCAGGCCACACCCAAGACTCCGTGTGCTTCTTCATCTGGAGCGGTGAAGCAGGAAAGTCCACCCTCGAAGGCATCGTCACCGGCGACACCATCGCGGGACGTCACACCACCATGATCTCCGAGACCGACGGCGAACTCGGCGCTTACTTGGTCACTCTTCGCATGCTGGAGGAACGTGGCCAGGATGTCACCTTGCTCCCAGCCCACGGCCCAGAGCACCCCAACACCGCGGAGCTCGCTCGCAAGTACCTTGATCGTCGTGAGCAGCGCCTCCAGCAGGTCAAGGACGCACGCGCAAAGCTTGGCGACGACGCCTCGATCGAGCAACTCGTTGACGAAATCTACACCGATGTCGACCCAGTGCTGCGTGGCGCAGCGGCGCAGTCCACTCGTGTGGCCGTGCGCTACCTCGACTCGCTTTAA
- a CDS encoding RidA family protein, whose translation MISDRLKELGISLPPVAAPVAAYVPAIQVGNQVWTSGQLPFVDGVLPATGKVGWDVTPEQAESLARTATLNALAAIDDLVGIDNVARVLKVTGFVASAEDFQRQPGVVNGASNVLGEIFGEAGKHARSAVGVYELPLGSPVEIELVVELVG comes from the coding sequence ATGATCAGTGATCGTCTGAAGGAACTGGGCATTTCCCTCCCACCCGTGGCCGCTCCTGTCGCGGCCTATGTGCCTGCCATTCAGGTAGGCAATCAGGTGTGGACCTCTGGCCAGCTCCCATTCGTGGACGGCGTGCTCCCTGCCACCGGCAAGGTGGGCTGGGACGTTACCCCAGAGCAGGCCGAGAGCCTGGCGCGTACCGCCACCCTCAACGCTCTAGCCGCGATCGATGACCTCGTAGGCATCGACAATGTGGCCCGCGTACTGAAGGTGACCGGCTTCGTAGCCTCCGCTGAAGACTTCCAGCGCCAGCCTGGCGTAGTCAACGGCGCGTCCAACGTGCTTGGTGAAATTTTTGGTGAGGCCGGCAAGCATGCCCGTTCGGCTGTCGGTGTCTATGAGTTGCCACTCGGCTCCCCAGTCGAAATTGAACTCGTAGTTGAATTAGTCGGTTAA
- a CDS encoding DUF4177 domain-containing protein, which yields MTTWEYATVPLLTHATKQILDTWGEDGWELVSVVPGPNPENVVAYMKREKQ from the coding sequence ATGACTACTTGGGAATACGCCACCGTTCCGCTTCTTACTCACGCCACCAAGCAGATTCTCGATACCTGGGGCGAAGATGGCTGGGAGCTCGTCTCCGTCGTGCCAGGGCCAAACCCAGAAAATGTTGTTGCCTACATGAAGCGCGAGAAACAATGA
- a CDS encoding WhiB family transcriptional regulator, with protein MTASLVNEQQLIDRGEWVTLAKCRDGDPDALFVRGAAQRRAAAICRHCPVLLQCRADALDNRVEFGVWGGLTERQRRALLRKNPHITSWAEYLASGGELVGI; from the coding sequence ATGACTGCATCGCTGGTTAATGAGCAGCAGCTGATCGACCGAGGGGAATGGGTGACGCTGGCAAAGTGCCGTGACGGAGACCCAGATGCACTGTTTGTTCGGGGTGCCGCGCAGCGCCGAGCTGCCGCAATTTGCCGCCACTGCCCAGTACTTTTGCAGTGTCGCGCAGATGCTTTGGACAACCGAGTCGAGTTCGGCGTGTGGGGCGGGCTGACTGAGCGCCAGCGTCGTGCCCTGCTCCGCAAGAACCCCCACATCACTAGTTGGGCGGAGTACCTCGCGTCCGGCGGGGAACTGGTAGGAATATAG
- a CDS encoding transglycosylase domain-containing protein produces the protein MSSMKSLLTALGAIITAGVVSAAALTPAASLSSVAIARTNETMQSNLSDLTDGTAPGVSTITDANGAPIAWIYDQYRVDVPSEQIAPTMKKAIVAIEDRRFYEHDGVDWRGTARAMVTNLTSGSVEQGASTLNQQYVKNYLLLVDAESEAEQAAATETSYARKLREMRMASDLEKKLSKDEILTRYLNVVPYGNGAFGIEAAAQTYFGKHAAELSVTESALLAGIVQSSSALNPYTNPEGMTERRNQVLDALVSTGDLSAEEAGQLKAAPLGILDQPKRLPNGCIGAGDRGFFCDYALKYLEGNGLDPARLQREGLTVKTTLDPAVQDAAHNAVVAHTNPQAQGVAEVLNVVEPGKESRRILAMTSSRDYGLNVEKNETMLPQTASRVGNGAGSIFKIFTAGAAIEQGMGIETVLDVPKRVEVSGMGDGGAKNCPPGKYCVENAAAFKPQMTLKQALAQSPNTTFIKLIEQTGVKESVDMAVRLGLRDYTEAGSFDGKSSIAQYFGDNNLGSFVLGPTSVNPLQLSNVAATLASDGTWCEPSPIDSVTDRNGAPIKLKKTPCEQAVEPAIAHALADAMSDDTKNGTAAPAANNWGWSAPTAGKTGTTESHQSAAFMGFNSNFAAVPYIYNDGTETMSLCTGPVRQCYDGTLFGGMEPTSTWMSVASKTPGAAAGTVAKADPAQIKGKTQAIADQVVGKTSAAAKSQLEAQGYAVTVENVSGPSNKKGQVINVKLANLRDAKPAVTLLVSDGSQPVAPAPAPAPRQQSPAPVAPPPAAPAAPPASNLEDLLWDLLEQNGL, from the coding sequence GTGTCCAGTATGAAGTCATTGTTAACAGCCCTCGGCGCGATCATTACCGCTGGTGTAGTCAGCGCAGCAGCGCTCACCCCCGCTGCAAGCCTTTCCAGCGTCGCCATTGCCCGAACAAACGAAACAATGCAGTCGAATCTGTCGGACCTCACCGATGGCACCGCACCAGGCGTTTCGACGATCACAGACGCCAACGGCGCTCCCATCGCCTGGATCTACGATCAGTATCGCGTCGATGTCCCATCGGAGCAGATTGCCCCGACTATGAAGAAGGCGATCGTCGCGATTGAAGACCGGCGTTTCTACGAGCACGATGGCGTCGATTGGCGTGGCACGGCACGCGCGATGGTGACCAACCTGACCTCCGGTTCGGTGGAGCAGGGCGCTTCCACGCTGAATCAGCAGTACGTCAAGAACTATCTGTTGCTGGTGGACGCAGAATCCGAAGCCGAGCAGGCAGCCGCAACTGAGACGAGTTACGCCCGCAAGCTGCGCGAAATGCGCATGGCTTCCGACCTGGAAAAGAAGTTGTCCAAGGATGAAATCCTCACCCGATATCTCAACGTGGTGCCATATGGCAATGGTGCCTTCGGAATCGAGGCGGCAGCCCAAACTTACTTTGGCAAGCACGCTGCGGAGCTATCCGTCACCGAGTCCGCACTGCTTGCGGGCATCGTTCAGTCCTCGTCGGCGCTCAATCCGTATACGAACCCGGAGGGCATGACGGAGCGCCGCAACCAGGTGTTGGACGCGCTGGTCTCCACGGGTGACCTCTCCGCTGAGGAAGCGGGCCAGCTCAAGGCCGCCCCGCTCGGCATCCTGGACCAGCCGAAGCGCTTACCCAATGGTTGCATTGGCGCTGGTGATCGAGGCTTCTTCTGCGATTACGCCCTGAAGTACCTCGAAGGCAACGGCCTGGATCCCGCGCGCTTGCAACGCGAGGGGTTGACCGTGAAAACGACTCTGGATCCTGCAGTTCAGGACGCAGCCCACAACGCGGTGGTCGCGCACACTAATCCGCAGGCCCAAGGCGTCGCAGAGGTGCTCAACGTGGTGGAACCGGGCAAGGAATCGCGTCGCATTCTGGCGATGACGTCCTCCCGCGATTACGGCTTGAATGTCGAAAAGAACGAGACGATGCTGCCCCAGACCGCAAGTCGCGTGGGCAACGGCGCGGGTTCCATCTTCAAGATTTTCACCGCAGGCGCTGCCATTGAGCAGGGCATGGGCATCGAAACGGTGCTGGACGTGCCCAAACGCGTCGAGGTGTCCGGGATGGGCGATGGCGGAGCGAAGAACTGCCCACCGGGCAAGTACTGCGTGGAAAATGCTGCGGCATTCAAACCCCAGATGACTTTGAAGCAAGCGCTCGCCCAGTCGCCGAATACGACTTTCATCAAGCTCATCGAGCAGACGGGCGTCAAGGAATCCGTCGATATGGCAGTGCGCCTCGGCCTGCGCGATTACACCGAAGCTGGCAGTTTCGACGGCAAATCCTCGATCGCGCAGTACTTCGGTGACAACAACCTCGGATCCTTCGTGCTCGGCCCTACCTCGGTCAACCCACTCCAGCTGTCCAACGTCGCAGCGACCCTCGCCTCCGACGGCACCTGGTGCGAACCAAGCCCGATCGACTCCGTCACCGACCGCAACGGCGCGCCAATCAAGCTCAAGAAGACCCCCTGCGAACAGGCCGTGGAGCCTGCCATTGCACACGCGCTTGCCGACGCCATGAGCGACGACACCAAGAACGGCACCGCCGCTCCCGCTGCCAACAACTGGGGTTGGAGCGCCCCGACCGCCGGCAAGACGGGCACCACGGAATCCCACCAGTCTGCTGCGTTCATGGGATTCAACTCAAACTTTGCAGCCGTGCCGTACATCTACAACGACGGCACCGAAACGATGTCCCTATGTACCGGCCCAGTGCGCCAGTGCTACGACGGCACGCTCTTCGGTGGCATGGAACCAACCAGCACTTGGATGTCGGTGGCGTCCAAAACGCCGGGGGCCGCCGCCGGAACAGTGGCCAAGGCCGATCCAGCACAGATCAAGGGCAAGACTCAGGCCATCGCAGATCAGGTCGTAGGAAAGACGTCGGCCGCAGCGAAGTCACAGCTGGAAGCACAAGGGTACGCGGTGACCGTGGAGAACGTGAGCGGGCCTTCGAATAAGAAGGGGCAGGTCATCAACGTCAAATTGGCCAACCTGCGCGACGCCAAGCCAGCCGTCACCCTCCTAGTATCCGACGGCTCTCAGCCGGTGGCGCCGGCACCGGCTCCAGCGCCTCGCCAGCAATCTCCGGCGCCAGTTGCGCCGCCTCCTGCAGCCCCGGCAGCGCCACCAGCGTCAAACCTGGAAGATTTGCTGTGGGACTTGCTGGAGCAGAACGGGTTATAG
- a CDS encoding GatB/YqeY domain-containing protein, translating to MKTKIREDLKTSMKAKDKLRTNTLRMLLSAIQTAETEGTKHEASDEDILKVIAREIKKRKESAEVYAQNDRQDLADNELAEAEILQDYQPQQLTDDELDALVKQVIADLGEGAQMGPVMQAATKAAAGRVDGKRLSTAVRAAL from the coding sequence ATGAAAACGAAGATTCGGGAAGATTTGAAAACATCCATGAAGGCCAAGGACAAGCTGCGCACGAATACGTTGCGCATGCTGCTGTCAGCCATTCAGACAGCGGAAACCGAAGGCACCAAGCATGAGGCGAGCGATGAGGACATCCTCAAGGTCATCGCCCGCGAGATCAAGAAGCGCAAGGAATCCGCCGAGGTCTACGCGCAAAATGATCGCCAGGACTTGGCCGACAACGAGCTCGCCGAGGCCGAAATCCTCCAGGATTACCAGCCACAGCAGCTCACCGACGACGAGCTCGACGCCCTGGTTAAGCAGGTCATCGCCGACCTGGGCGAGGGCGCACAGATGGGCCCGGTCATGCAGGCAGCCACGAAGGCTGCTGCAGGCCGCGTGGATGGCAAGCGCTTGTCGACGGCCGTCCGCGCCGCGCTATAA
- a CDS encoding metallophosphoesterase, with the protein MTGVKKILLSLVGAGLATLGWGYSELNRFRLKQVTVPLVEPGVLEGKEFTILHISDLHMLPSHRVKQDWVAALSVLNPDLVINTGDNLSSPGAVPAVLRALGPLLSRPGLFVFGSNDYYSPTPVNPVNYLVGKKRKVKEVDLPWEGMRAAFLEHGWRDATNARHEFKVGPVRIAAAGVDDPHYHLDEYPLVAGQPNPDADLRIALTHSPEPRVLSLFEADGYDISFSGHTHGGQLCLPGERAIVTNCEIDRKRANGLHKFGRMWMYVSNGLGTSPYVPFRIFSRPSATLIRVVERS; encoded by the coding sequence ATGACAGGCGTGAAGAAAATCCTGCTCTCCCTCGTTGGTGCCGGCCTCGCAACCCTCGGCTGGGGCTACTCAGAACTTAACCGCTTTCGTTTGAAGCAGGTCACAGTGCCGCTGGTAGAACCCGGAGTTCTCGAAGGCAAGGAATTCACCATCCTGCACATCTCCGACCTGCACATGCTTCCCTCCCACCGCGTGAAGCAGGATTGGGTGGCAGCGCTATCGGTTCTTAATCCCGACTTGGTGATCAACACCGGCGACAACCTCTCCTCGCCTGGCGCGGTGCCCGCCGTGCTGCGCGCACTCGGACCGCTCCTCTCCCGACCAGGACTGTTTGTCTTCGGCTCCAACGACTACTACTCCCCGACCCCCGTCAACCCGGTGAACTACCTGGTGGGAAAGAAGCGCAAGGTGAAGGAAGTCGATCTGCCGTGGGAAGGCATGCGCGCGGCTTTCCTCGAGCACGGTTGGCGAGATGCCACCAACGCCCGACACGAATTCAAGGTCGGGCCGGTACGCATCGCCGCCGCTGGCGTGGACGACCCGCACTACCACTTGGACGAATACCCTCTGGTCGCAGGCCAGCCCAACCCAGACGCAGATCTGCGAATCGCTTTGACGCACTCCCCGGAGCCACGGGTTCTCTCCCTCTTCGAAGCTGATGGCTACGACATCTCCTTCTCCGGCCACACCCACGGTGGGCAATTGTGCCTGCCGGGAGAGCGCGCGATCGTGACGAATTGCGAGATCGACCGCAAGCGCGCCAACGGGCTGCATAAGTTCGGGCGCATGTGGATGTACGTCTCCAACGGCCTCGGTACCTCGCCTTATGTCCCGTTCCGTATCTTCAGCCGGCCGTCTGCGACCCTCATTCGGGTTGTTGAGCGATCGTAA